In Felis catus isolate Fca126 chromosome A2, F.catus_Fca126_mat1.0, whole genome shotgun sequence, the following proteins share a genomic window:
- the KLHL26 gene encoding kelch-like protein 26 isoform X1, giving the protein MAESGGGGGAGGGGFGAGPGPERPSSMADKNGALKCTFSAPGHSTSLLQGLAALRAQGQLLDVVLTVNRETFHAHKVVLAACSDYFRAMFTGGMREASQDVIELKGVSARGLRHIIDFAYSAEVTLDLDCVQDVLGAAVFLQMLPVVELCEEFLKAAMSVETCLNIGHMATTFSLASLKESVDAFTFQHFLQIAEEEDFLHLPLERLVFFLQSNRLQSCAEIDLFRAAVRWLQHDPARRPRASHVLCHIRFPLMRSSDLVDSVQPLDIMVEDVLCRQYLLEAFNYQVLPFRQHEMQSPRTAVRSDVPSLVAFGGTPYTDSDRSVSSKVYQLPEPGARHFRELTEMEVGCSHTCVAVLDNFVYVAGGQHLQYRSGEGAVDACYRYDPHLNRWLRLQAMQESRIQFQLNVLCGMVYATGGRNRAGSLASVERYCPRRNEWGYACSLKRRTWGHAGASAGGRLYISGGYGISVEDKKALHCYDPAADQWEFKAPMSEPRVLHAMVGAGGRIYALGGRMDHVDRCFDVLAVEYYVPETDQWTSVSPMRAGQSEAGCCLLDRKIYIVGGYNWRLNNVTGIVQVYNTETDEWERDLHFPESFAGIACAPVLLPRSGTRR; this is encoded by the exons CATGGCTGACAAAAATGGAGCTCTCAAGTGCACCTTCTCGGCGCCCGGCCATAGCACCAGCCTGCTGCAGGGCCTCGCTGCCCTCCGTGCCCAGGGCCAGCTCCTGGACGTCGTGCTCACCGTCAACAGAGAGACCTTCCACGCGCACAAGGTGGTCCTGGCCGCCTGCAGCGACTACTTCAG GGCCATGTTCACGGGTGGCATGAGGGAGGCGAGCCAGGATGTCATCGAGCTGAAAGGCGTGTCGGCCCGCGGCCTGCGGCACATCATCGACTTTGCCTATAGCGCCGAGGTGACGCTAGACCTGGACTGCGTGCAGGACGTGCTGGGTGCGGCCGTGTTCCTGCAGATGCTTCCCGTGGTGGAGCTGTGCGAGGAGTTCCTCAAGGCCGCCATGAGCGTGGAGACCTGCCTGAACATCGGCCACATGGCCACCACCTTCAGCCTGGCCTCGCTCAAGGAGTCGGTGGATGCCTTCACCTTCCAGCACTTCCTGCAGATCGCTGAGGAGGAGGACTTCCTGCACCTGCCGCTGGAGCGCCTCGTCTTCTTCCTGCAGAGCAATCGGCTGCAGAGCTGTGCCGAGATCGACCTGTTCCGCGCCGCGGTTCGCTGGCTGCAGCACGACCCGGCCCGGCGGCCGCGCGCCAGCCACGTGCTCTGCCACATCCGCTTCCCGCTCATGCGGTCGTCGGACCTGGTGGACAGCGTGCAGCCGCTGGACATCATGGTGGAGGATGTGCTGTGCCGGCAGTACCTGCTGGAGGCCTTCAACTACCAGGTGCTGCCCTTCCGGCAGCACGAGATGCAGTCCCCGCGCACGGCCGTGCGCTCGGACGTGCCCTCCCTGGTCGCCTTCGGCGGCACGCCCTACACGGACAGTGACCGCTCCGTCAGCAGCAAGGTGTACCAGCTGCCCGAGCCCGGTGCCCGCCACTTCCGTGAGCTCACGGAGATGGAGGTGGGCTGCAGCCACACGTGCGTGGCCGTGCTGGACAACTTCGTGTACGTGGCGGGCGGCCAGCACCTGCAGTACCGCAGCGGCGAGGGCGCGGTGGACGCCTGCTACCGCTACGACCCCCACCTGAACCGCTGGCTGCGGCTGCAGGCCATGCAGGAGAGCCGCATCCAGTTCCAGCTGAACGTGCTGTGCGGCATGGTGTATGCCACGGGTGGCCGCAACCGGGCCGGCAGCCTGGCCTCCGTCGAGAGGTACTGCCCGCGGCGTAACGAGTGGGGCTACGCCTGCTCCCTGAAGCGCCGCACCTGGGGCCACGCCGGCGCCTCGGCGGGGGGCCGCCTCTACATTTCAGGGGGCTACGGCATCTCGGTGGAGGACAAGAAGGCGCTGCACTGCTACGACCCCGCCGCTGACCAGTGGGAGTTCAAGGCGCCCATGAGCGAGCCCCGCGTGCTTCACGCCATGGTGGGTGCCGGCGGCCGCATCTACGCCCTCGGGGGCCGCATGGACCACGTGGACCGCTGCTTTGACGTGCTGGCCGTGGAGTACTACGTGCCTGAGACAGACCAGTGGACCAGCGTGAGCCCCATGCGGGCTGGCCAGTCAGAGGCCGGCTGCTGCCTGCTGGACAGGAAGATCTACATTGTGGGGGGCTATAACTGGCGTCTCAACAACGTGACGGGCATCGTGCAGGTGTACAACACGGAGACGGACGAGTGGGAACGCGACCTGCACTTCCCAGAGTCGTTCGCGGGCATCGCCTGTGCCCCCGTCCTGCTGCCCCGGTCAGGGACCAGGAGGTAG
- the KLHL26 gene encoding kelch-like protein 26 isoform X2, producing MFLEVHLCCHSMADKNGALKCTFSAPGHSTSLLQGLAALRAQGQLLDVVLTVNRETFHAHKVVLAACSDYFRAMFTGGMREASQDVIELKGVSARGLRHIIDFAYSAEVTLDLDCVQDVLGAAVFLQMLPVVELCEEFLKAAMSVETCLNIGHMATTFSLASLKESVDAFTFQHFLQIAEEEDFLHLPLERLVFFLQSNRLQSCAEIDLFRAAVRWLQHDPARRPRASHVLCHIRFPLMRSSDLVDSVQPLDIMVEDVLCRQYLLEAFNYQVLPFRQHEMQSPRTAVRSDVPSLVAFGGTPYTDSDRSVSSKVYQLPEPGARHFRELTEMEVGCSHTCVAVLDNFVYVAGGQHLQYRSGEGAVDACYRYDPHLNRWLRLQAMQESRIQFQLNVLCGMVYATGGRNRAGSLASVERYCPRRNEWGYACSLKRRTWGHAGASAGGRLYISGGYGISVEDKKALHCYDPAADQWEFKAPMSEPRVLHAMVGAGGRIYALGGRMDHVDRCFDVLAVEYYVPETDQWTSVSPMRAGQSEAGCCLLDRKIYIVGGYNWRLNNVTGIVQVYNTETDEWERDLHFPESFAGIACAPVLLPRSGTRR from the exons CATGGCTGACAAAAATGGAGCTCTCAAGTGCACCTTCTCGGCGCCCGGCCATAGCACCAGCCTGCTGCAGGGCCTCGCTGCCCTCCGTGCCCAGGGCCAGCTCCTGGACGTCGTGCTCACCGTCAACAGAGAGACCTTCCACGCGCACAAGGTGGTCCTGGCCGCCTGCAGCGACTACTTCAG GGCCATGTTCACGGGTGGCATGAGGGAGGCGAGCCAGGATGTCATCGAGCTGAAAGGCGTGTCGGCCCGCGGCCTGCGGCACATCATCGACTTTGCCTATAGCGCCGAGGTGACGCTAGACCTGGACTGCGTGCAGGACGTGCTGGGTGCGGCCGTGTTCCTGCAGATGCTTCCCGTGGTGGAGCTGTGCGAGGAGTTCCTCAAGGCCGCCATGAGCGTGGAGACCTGCCTGAACATCGGCCACATGGCCACCACCTTCAGCCTGGCCTCGCTCAAGGAGTCGGTGGATGCCTTCACCTTCCAGCACTTCCTGCAGATCGCTGAGGAGGAGGACTTCCTGCACCTGCCGCTGGAGCGCCTCGTCTTCTTCCTGCAGAGCAATCGGCTGCAGAGCTGTGCCGAGATCGACCTGTTCCGCGCCGCGGTTCGCTGGCTGCAGCACGACCCGGCCCGGCGGCCGCGCGCCAGCCACGTGCTCTGCCACATCCGCTTCCCGCTCATGCGGTCGTCGGACCTGGTGGACAGCGTGCAGCCGCTGGACATCATGGTGGAGGATGTGCTGTGCCGGCAGTACCTGCTGGAGGCCTTCAACTACCAGGTGCTGCCCTTCCGGCAGCACGAGATGCAGTCCCCGCGCACGGCCGTGCGCTCGGACGTGCCCTCCCTGGTCGCCTTCGGCGGCACGCCCTACACGGACAGTGACCGCTCCGTCAGCAGCAAGGTGTACCAGCTGCCCGAGCCCGGTGCCCGCCACTTCCGTGAGCTCACGGAGATGGAGGTGGGCTGCAGCCACACGTGCGTGGCCGTGCTGGACAACTTCGTGTACGTGGCGGGCGGCCAGCACCTGCAGTACCGCAGCGGCGAGGGCGCGGTGGACGCCTGCTACCGCTACGACCCCCACCTGAACCGCTGGCTGCGGCTGCAGGCCATGCAGGAGAGCCGCATCCAGTTCCAGCTGAACGTGCTGTGCGGCATGGTGTATGCCACGGGTGGCCGCAACCGGGCCGGCAGCCTGGCCTCCGTCGAGAGGTACTGCCCGCGGCGTAACGAGTGGGGCTACGCCTGCTCCCTGAAGCGCCGCACCTGGGGCCACGCCGGCGCCTCGGCGGGGGGCCGCCTCTACATTTCAGGGGGCTACGGCATCTCGGTGGAGGACAAGAAGGCGCTGCACTGCTACGACCCCGCCGCTGACCAGTGGGAGTTCAAGGCGCCCATGAGCGAGCCCCGCGTGCTTCACGCCATGGTGGGTGCCGGCGGCCGCATCTACGCCCTCGGGGGCCGCATGGACCACGTGGACCGCTGCTTTGACGTGCTGGCCGTGGAGTACTACGTGCCTGAGACAGACCAGTGGACCAGCGTGAGCCCCATGCGGGCTGGCCAGTCAGAGGCCGGCTGCTGCCTGCTGGACAGGAAGATCTACATTGTGGGGGGCTATAACTGGCGTCTCAACAACGTGACGGGCATCGTGCAGGTGTACAACACGGAGACGGACGAGTGGGAACGCGACCTGCACTTCCCAGAGTCGTTCGCGGGCATCGCCTGTGCCCCCGTCCTGCTGCCCCGGTCAGGGACCAGGAGGTAG